One part of the Pristiophorus japonicus isolate sPriJap1 chromosome 21, sPriJap1.hap1, whole genome shotgun sequence genome encodes these proteins:
- the hypk gene encoding huntingtin-interacting protein K, translated as MAEADGDLDLESEEAERPAEKPRKHDSGAADLERVTDYAEEKEILSSDLETAMSVIGDRRSREQKAKQEREKELAKVIIKKEDVELIMNEMEIPRSAAERGLREHLGNVVEALIALTD; from the exons ATGGCAGAGGCTGATGGCGACCTGGATCTGGAGAGCGAGGAGGCGGAACGGCCGGCCGAGAAACCCCGCAAACACGACAGCGGCGCGGCGGACCTGGAGCGGGTGACCGACTatgcggaggagaaggagatcctgagctcggACCTGGAGACG GCAATGTCCGTTATTGGAGACAGGCgatcccgggaacagaaagccaaacaagaaag ggagaaggagctggcaaaagtgatcatcaagaaggaagatgtcgaACTCATT ATGAATGAGATGGAGATTCCTCGAAGTGCAGCAGAGCGTGGTCTCCGGGAGCATCTGGGAAATGTCGTCGAAGCCTTGATTGCTCTTACTGACTGa